In Ailuropoda melanoleuca isolate Jingjing chromosome 7, ASM200744v2, whole genome shotgun sequence, one genomic interval encodes:
- the STOML2 gene encoding stomatin-like protein 2, mitochondrial isoform X2, with protein sequence MLARAARGTGALLLRGSVEASGRAPRRASSGLPRNTVVLFVPQQEAWVVERMGRFHRILEPGLNILIPVLDRIRYVQSLKEIVINVPEQSAVTLDNVTLQIDGVLYLRIMDPYKERESLNASIVDAINQAADCWGIRCLRYEIKDIHVPPRVKESMQMQVEAERRKRATVLESEGTRESAINVAEGKKQAQILASEAEKAEQINQAAGEASAVLAKAKAKAEAIRILAAALTQHNGDAAASLTVAEQYVSAFSKLAKDSNTILLPSNPGDVTSMVAQAMGVYGALTKAPVPGAQDSVSSGSSRDVQGSDASLDEEFDRVKLS encoded by the exons ATGCTGGCGCGCGCGGCGCGGGGGACTGGGGCCCTTTTGCTGAGG GGCTCCGTAGAGGCTTCTGGCCGTGCTCCGCGTCGCGCCTCCTCTGGATTGCCCCGAAACACCGTGGTACTGTTTGTGCCGcagcaggaggcctgggtggtGGAGCGAATGGGCCGATTCCATCGGATCCTGGAGCCT GGCTTGAACATCCTCATCCCTGTGTTAGACCGGATCCGATATGTGCAGAGTCTCAAGGAAATTGTCATCAACGTGCCTGAGCAGTCAGCTGTGACTCTCG ACAATGTAACTCTGCAGATCGATGGAGTCCTTTATCTACGAATCATGGACCCTTACAAG GAGCGGGAGTCCCTGAATGCTAGCATTGTGGATGCCATCAATCAGGCTGCTGACTGCTGGGGCATTCGCTGCCTCCGTTATGAGATCAAGGATATCCATGTACCACCCCGGGTGAAAGAGTCCATGCAGATGcag gtggaggcagagaggcGGAAACGGGCCACAGTTCTAGAGTCTGAGGGGACCCGAGAGTCAGCCATCAACGTggcagaggggaagaagcaggcacagatCCTGGCCTCCGAGGCGGAAAAGGCTGAACAAATCAATCAGGCAGCAG gAGAGGCCAGTGCAGTTCTGGCCAAGGCCAAAGCTAAGGCTGAAGCTATTCGGATCTTGGCTGCAGCTCTGACACAACAT AATGGAGATGCAGCAGCCTCACTGACCGTGGCTGAGCAGTATGTCAGTGCGTTCTCCAAGCTGGCCAAAGACTCCAACACTATCCTGCTGCCCTCCAACCCCGGTGATGTCACCAGTATGGTGGCTCAG GCCATGGGTGTGTATGGGGCTCTCACCAAAGCCCCAGTGCCAGGGGCCCAGGACTCAGTCtccagtgggagcagcagagatGTCCAGGGCTCAGATGCAAGTCTTGATGAGGAATTTGATCGAGTCAAACTGAGTTAA
- the STOML2 gene encoding stomatin-like protein 2, mitochondrial isoform X1, translating into MLARAARGTGALLLRGSVEASGRAPRRASSGLPRNTVVLFVPQQEAWVVERMGRFHRILEPGLNILIPVLDRIRYVQSLKEIVINVPEQSAVTLDNVTLQIDGVLYLRIMDPYKASYGVEDPEYAVTQLAQTTMRSELGKLSLDKVFRERESLNASIVDAINQAADCWGIRCLRYEIKDIHVPPRVKESMQMQVEAERRKRATVLESEGTRESAINVAEGKKQAQILASEAEKAEQINQAAGEASAVLAKAKAKAEAIRILAAALTQHNGDAAASLTVAEQYVSAFSKLAKDSNTILLPSNPGDVTSMVAQAMGVYGALTKAPVPGAQDSVSSGSSRDVQGSDASLDEEFDRVKLS; encoded by the exons ATGCTGGCGCGCGCGGCGCGGGGGACTGGGGCCCTTTTGCTGAGG GGCTCCGTAGAGGCTTCTGGCCGTGCTCCGCGTCGCGCCTCCTCTGGATTGCCCCGAAACACCGTGGTACTGTTTGTGCCGcagcaggaggcctgggtggtGGAGCGAATGGGCCGATTCCATCGGATCCTGGAGCCT GGCTTGAACATCCTCATCCCTGTGTTAGACCGGATCCGATATGTGCAGAGTCTCAAGGAAATTGTCATCAACGTGCCTGAGCAGTCAGCTGTGACTCTCG ACAATGTAACTCTGCAGATCGATGGAGTCCTTTATCTACGAATCATGGACCCTTACAAG GCAAGCTATGGTGTGGAGGACCCTGAGTATGCTGTCACACAGCTAGCTCAGACAACCATGAGATCAGAGCTTGGCAAACTCTCTCTGGATAAAGTCTTCCGG GAGCGGGAGTCCCTGAATGCTAGCATTGTGGATGCCATCAATCAGGCTGCTGACTGCTGGGGCATTCGCTGCCTCCGTTATGAGATCAAGGATATCCATGTACCACCCCGGGTGAAAGAGTCCATGCAGATGcag gtggaggcagagaggcGGAAACGGGCCACAGTTCTAGAGTCTGAGGGGACCCGAGAGTCAGCCATCAACGTggcagaggggaagaagcaggcacagatCCTGGCCTCCGAGGCGGAAAAGGCTGAACAAATCAATCAGGCAGCAG gAGAGGCCAGTGCAGTTCTGGCCAAGGCCAAAGCTAAGGCTGAAGCTATTCGGATCTTGGCTGCAGCTCTGACACAACAT AATGGAGATGCAGCAGCCTCACTGACCGTGGCTGAGCAGTATGTCAGTGCGTTCTCCAAGCTGGCCAAAGACTCCAACACTATCCTGCTGCCCTCCAACCCCGGTGATGTCACCAGTATGGTGGCTCAG GCCATGGGTGTGTATGGGGCTCTCACCAAAGCCCCAGTGCCAGGGGCCCAGGACTCAGTCtccagtgggagcagcagagatGTCCAGGGCTCAGATGCAAGTCTTGATGAGGAATTTGATCGAGTCAAACTGAGTTAA